The nucleotide sequence TATTGAAAGATGCTATGCTACATTTTAGCTCAACCTTAGAGATGCTACACGTGTTCTGTGCATCTATTGAAAGATGCTATGCTACATTTTAGCTCAACCTTAGAGATGCTACACATGTTCTGTGCATCTATTGAAAGATGCTATGCTACATTTTAGCTCAACCTTAGAGATGCTACACATGTTCTCTACATCTATTGAAAGATGCTATGCTACATTTTAGCTCAACCTTAGAGATGCTACACATGTTCTCTACATCTATTGAAAGATGCTATGCTACATTTTAGCTCAACCTTAGAGAGGCCACACATGTTCTGTACATCTATTGAAAGATGCTATGCTACATTTTAGCTCAACCTTAGAGATGCTACACGTGTTCTCTACATCTATTGAAAGATGCTATGCTACATTTTAGCTCAACCTTAGAGATGCTACACATGTTCTCTACATCTATTGAAAGATGCTATGCTACGTTTTAACTCAACCTTAGAGAGGCCACACATGTTCTGTATATCTATTGAAAGATGCTATGCTACATTTTAGCTCAACCTTAGAGAGGCCACACATGTTCTGTATATCTATTGAAAGATGCTATGCTACATTTTAACTCATCCTTAGAGAGGCCACACATGTTCTGTATATCTATTGAAAGATGCTATGGTACATTTTAGCTCAACCTTAGAGAGGCCACACATGTTCTGTATATCTATTGAAAGATGCTATGCTACATTTTAACTCATCCTTAGAGAGGCCACACATGTTCTGTACATCTATTGAAATATGCTATGCTACATTTTAGCTCAACCTTAGAGAGGCCACACATGTTCTGTATATCTATTGAAAGATGCTATGCTACATTTTAACTCATCCTTAGAGAGGCCACACATGTTCTGTGCATTTATTGAAAGATGCTATGCTACATTTTAGCTCATCCTTAGAGAGGCCacacatgttctctacatgtatTGAAAGATGCTATGCTACATTTTAGCTCATCCTTAGAGATGCTACAAGTGTTCTGTGCATCTGCCGTCACACACATTCCATTTCGTCCACATCAAAAGACCTGCTAATGACCATACCAAAGTTTTGTATACGCACTACTGTGGTTCACGAGCAAATATTTACTGAGGACTCTTACAATGCACTCAATTCCCTCTTGATTTGAAACATCAATGAAGTTACACTGGCGAGGTCTGGGTTAATTGATTGTGCTGAAGGAGATGATCCAAAGCTGACCTTTACCTGCTGCTACGGTCTTACATGCCTGATATGGCTGGTGCCTGGGTGTCTGTACAATGTTGACTTGCTCAGTGGAGCCACGTTAGCAGCCAGGGAACTTGGCACATCCTTTGGCACTTTTAATGTTACAGTATGCCAGACATGATTTTTCTCAACACATCTGTCAGGAGGGGGATATTAAATACACACGTGTGTTTTTACCGGTGAGGGGGGAATTGCTATCTCTTTGCAATCTTGTGAGCACTGGGCACATTTACAATGTTGGGATAGATCCTCCACACCTCGATTCATTTTAACAGAGTGATTAAAATGTCACAGCCAAGCCTGTAACGCATCCTGACTCCTCTCAGAGTTTCACCAATAACCTGGACAGGAGACGGCTGTAAATTACTCCAGTCAATTTAGTTCCAGCTCACAGGATCCGGATGATGATCAGAGCAGGGAGCCCATCCATCTCTCTACAACTTTGATTCATGACACAAAATGCCAGTTACTACTGTTGATgacacaagtttactggagaactgagacgaagtagagactctggacagggtggatattcgtataataaaaagcagttttattcagaggtaaagatatctgacaCAAGCATGCTTGGACTCGTTCATTCAGCTCGTAAGGAACCTGCAGAcagagcccagataacagaaatacatagtcattttatacagcacagaaagtaggtagagtctggtagatctggttttctggttggtcctgatcaggttgttgtcttctcagattggtcctgatgagctgtgcgtcatccttctgagtcttgtagCAAAAGTTAtttgttaccaaatgttcagctaaaacaggagattaggtgtgtgcgCAGATGTTCCTAtttaatcagtgtttatgaaaggtttatgtcagccctctgtccttggttatgtgtgtgtctcattatttcgtgaaatgcagacccaagcactcttttcttatcagtgtttatggaaggtctgtgccagccctctgtccttgggtgtgtgtgggtctcaggttctgcttgtgagaaaccctgttttagaaagaagttagttataacaatgtaatagcaatatgcttgtgttatttaaaatggtatttattacactaCCAGCtttatagatgtgtgtgtgtgtgtgtgtgtgtgtgtgtgtgtgtgtgtgtgtgtgtgtgtgtgtgtgtgtgtgtgtgtgtgtgtgtgtgtgtgtgtgggtgtactgtatgtgtcaaaATGTGTGCAATGGCAGTACAGTTCCACATTGTGTGTATACCTTCCAACTATATTCTACATCAATATTAATATTATACTAATGGTTAATTCTACGGAGTTATCTGATATGATTTACAATATATCATCTACCAGCATTCTCCACTGTAACTTAGTCCCAGAGCTCCAAAAAGCTTGTCGGTATTGAGAGCTGGAGTGATCATGGTGACCCTATCCTTTTGAGAGTAGGCCTACCGAGCGACAATGAAGGCTTTCAGAAAGCTACACTACTGAAGGTGCTCGCTGTTCTCTTCAACCACCATAGGGTGTCAGGACAGAATACGCTGCTGCTAAATGGCTTACAACATGTCACAGTAACCTTGGCATATTACAAATAcagcctcctcctgtcctctcttatGCCAACAAGCACCTCCACTGAAAAAGGCAGGCATCTAAATACAGGGAGGCCAACGCAATTGAATGTTTTGTAATCATGTGGATGGGCTTTAATTTATAATAATCAATATCTGTAAAACAAATGTTAGTTCAATATAAAAAACTACAGAGAACAGCAGATGGACCATTTATTTTATCAATGTAATTTATTAGATCTGAGAGGGTAAATTCATTTCTCAAATACATGACATGGATTAAATCCCAGCTGATTTGAGAATGAACGCACAACGTGTAGGCCTACACTGTGGAAGTGCAGATTATGTTAATGCTAATTCCACCAATGTAATTAAAACCAGGTTAATAAAACAGTGGTATAGCTGTCCCTGACAAGTTGTTAACGTTTAATGATAAAGAGAAGGGGGGAATAATCTAAAGAGCAAATGTACATGCGTATCTCATCACTCCAATCATGAACAAATAAAGTTCGATTCAAGCTAGGTTTCTGTTCAACCAAACCCGGGACTCAGCAAACCCAGTAGATAATGTGAGCATGTCATGTTGTTCTTGTGCTCCCCAAAATGCACATGTTCATCTTTAGGCAGTGGATCATTGTTGTCTTGTACTTGGAAAATGGAGAATGTAATTGTTTGTGTGAAGTAAGAGCATCCCATGAATGATATGTTCCATTATGGCTTTCTCTATGGGAAGCTGCACAAAACCTGTTTGTGTCCTGGTCTCGTCTGAAACCTTGGTGGATTAAATAAAGTTATAGGAGGGGATGGTTTTTCTTTCATTCCTAATCGACAAGAAATGCACCACTTGGTGGCAGTTGGGAAATGCTACGGAGTACGCTAAAGCTAGTACAGCACCAACACTCCTTCTCATCAGCAAAAAAGTGACCATTTCAGATCTTGTTCCTTCTGCGTTCAGCTCCTGCACCAGGCAACAGGGGAAGTGTTAGACTGTCCGTAACACCATCCTGGGTGTTGGTTGTGTGGATTTTTTAAAAAGGTTTATGTAATATGCCTAATTGCAGCTATTTCTTTTAACAGTGTTGGTGAGAATTGTGAAACCGAAAAGGGTAGCATTTGAAATTATATAACCCAACAGTGTTGGAATGTCTGTAGCTTTCTCCGTGAGATTATATAGGTCCCTAAAATTCCATCAACGCAATAATACATGTATGATGATGGAAGTGTGAAGAAAGAGGAAGAATATGCTATACTATAGGTTAAGGCTGATGATGTAACTAAGTTGGGACTCCATCACATAGCACCTGAGATATACAGTAGTAGCATGTTTTTAGCGTACTGTAAAGCTGTTTTCTGGGGATGGTGCTACTGCTGTTCTGTTCCTTCCATTCCATGGAAGATTAATGATTGCCTGTGGCCCTAAACTGGTAAGGCTAACTGAGACACCCAGCAGAACAGCACAGGATTCATAAATCAAGCTAAACTGATCAATATTTCTCAGACTGTtaaggtacactacatgaccaaaagtatgtggacaccttcaagccaaacatctcattccaaaatcataggcattaatatggagttggtcgccccctttgctgctataacagcctccactcttctgggaaggctttccaatagatgttggaacattgctgcggggacttgcttccattcagccacaagagcattggtgaggtcGGGCAGTGATGttggggcgattaggcctggctcgcagtcggtataccaattcatcccaaaggtattcgatggggttgaggtcagggatctgagcaggacagtcaagttcttccacaaagATCTTGACACACCATTTCTGTATTGTCAtgcagaaacaggaaagggccttccccaaactgttgccacaaagtcggaagcacagaatcatcagTCACAGACATAAAGTTACTATTATATTTACTGTATCAGTTTTAGTGCAAGAATGGTTTTGGGAGAAACTGCTCGATGCACTTTAGGTGGGATCTATCCATGTTAATGTTCAAAGGTTTCTGGAAACAAGGTCCTGACCTGGAGGGAAGAAGCATTTTACTGGATCTAGAGCTTGTATTATGGATACACAATGGGTGGACCAGAAGCATGTTGGGAAAGCcagaagacacatttctgttCTAACCAATGGACAATAATGTTGTATTCAAATGTAGGATGTAATTGGATCTTAGAACTAttcaggcctcccgagtggtacagcggtgtaaggcactgcattgcagtgctagaggcgttactacagacccgggttcattcctgggctgtgccacaaccggccgtggccgggagtcccataggacggcgcacaattggcccagcattgtttgggttaggggagggtttggccggtggggtACTtggctctagtgactccttgtttAAATACAACTTTTGCATAACCCAGGTTTTAAACAGGAATGATGCATTTCTTAACTCCCATTGCTCGAATCATGAAAGGAAATTTCCAGAGCAATGCCAGTCTCTACATTTTCTTGGGAAATATCAGAACACCAGTCTTTACTTTGCTGTGCATAGTTTAAATAGATATGAGAAAAACTTGCATTTCCCCAGAAACTTTATGAAAATGATGACCTATTTAGTGTGACCCAGATTTTCCCAAGTATTTTTTTCTGTTGGATGTCCTTAATGCAGGTGATTGTGATTTATGAACACCAGTCTAAAATGTGATTGGATGATTTCCCTCCAGCCCTCAGCATCACTGTCACCCTGGAGATAGGGAACATGAGTTGTTTTTCATGAAACCTTTTCAGCTATCGAAGTGGATAACAATTTCTGCAAGACAATTAAATTGCTTTACTATTCTATCCCCTTATAGAGTACTAATACAATGGATTCCAggcataaaaaatacattttaaatcaaTGTTTTTCTCTTTCTGCCTTTCCCTATTTAGAGGACTAATGCCACGGACTCTAGACAGCCAAATCACCTTGGAGAAAACCCCCAGCTACTTTGTGACACGAGAGGCTCCCAGACGCATCGCCAGTATGTCCCCCAACACCAAGCTGATTGTGGTGGTGCGTAACCCAGTCACCAGGGCCATCTCAGACTACACACAGACTCTGTCCAAGAAGCCGGACATCCCAACCTTCGAGGAGCTGGCCTTCCAGAACCGGAGCCAGGGTCTGGTAGACACCTCATGGAATGCTATCCGCATAGGGATGTACATCCTCCACCTAGAGAACTGGTTGCAGTACTTTCGCCTCTCCCAGATCCACTTTGTGAGCGGCGAGCGGCTGATCACGGACCCGGCGGGGGAGCTGGGCCGCGTCCAGGACTTCTTGGGTCTCAAACGCATCATCACAGACAAGCACTTCTACTTTAACCGAACCAAAGGCTTCCCTTGCCTGAAGAAGCCGGAGAGCAGCAGCCAGCCCCGCTGCCTGGGCAAGTCAAAGGGTAGAACTCATGTGCAGATAGACCGAGAGGTCATTGAGCAGCTCCGGGACTTTTATAGGCCTTTTAATATCAAATTCTATGAGATGGTGGGGCAAGACTTTAGGTGGGATTGAGAATCTGATTTTAAAAAAGCAGGTGATATGTGCTTATTGAAATGGATACCTCAGTGGAGTCATTCGAATGAGGACAAGTAAATCCAATTTCTCTTCATGTTTGAAAATACAGTGCGAGTTTAACAAGGTGTGTGTAATCTGCCTCTAACTTTAAAACCTTTGATATAATTTCCTAGTTCCTACTTTAACATCATGCCGGTTTTGTTAACCAAATAAAAGAGAAAGATATGCTGCCATGCCATTTAATCTCACAATTAGTATTCGTCATACCCTGAATTGTGTTTCTTCACAAAGGCCTGTTACTTTTACAACACTGTACCATGTCAATCGTTCCAACTCAATGGACAACAATAAAGAGTATAGAGACAGCTGAGATTTGTTGTAACATGTCTGTCCTATGCTACAGTATGATCACAGACATGACAAAGCTATAGTATGTGAACTTGGCATAAAATGTGTATCATAAAGGCATTCTGGCAAATTAAGACAATAATGAATGTAAAAATGGTTAATGGATGCCCTCATGCATATTATCGTATCAAATCATGGGCATTATGATGATAATTGGAAGCATTTGTCTTTTCAGCTTCACACAGAGAAGAGGTAGAGTGTAATGGAAAGACATAGACGAAGATGTGGAGTTGAACTACAGAGCAAAGTGAGCTCTTCATCCAAGGCAGCATGTAGAAAAATAACCGATGTTTTTACTCTGCCTTTTGAGAAATTAGGAATGGCTTGATTAAAGACGCTAAACTAAGAAGCTCCCAAACAAGCAGATTCAGATTGAATAATGTAAGTTGAGTACTGCAGTCTTGGTTAAATGTTTTAAGGCAGAACTTGTGTATTAACATTGCCCAAACAGTACATAGAAGTACACAAATTACAGAGCGTTACATCTAATTTAACCCTTACAAAGCGTTTGCAAATTTGGGGATGTAATAAATGCCCAGTATTCCTAGTTTAATTGCAATCATAAGGGTTGTAAAATAACCACCTCCATGTAACATTGACGCATAGAACCAATGCATATTTTACATATTTATTACATATTcatagcagcagcataaaaactGTGTTGTTCCTTCCACGGCATGTCCGTcatgaacacgaggggagacagagagctggtttcaagcgcagggcgcagcaagTGATAATTgaaaaggaccacaggaggaggcaggtagctgggtccaggggcaggcagaaggtcatacacagggggtccaaaagggcaacagtacaggcagggaaaaggctagtaacgtcgtcctggagatcaggcaataggtaggtaacaggaaatccgataggctaaagtacaggcagggaataggcaaaaggcgtcgtcaatgaggcaggcaaaaactatcatacacgggaggtgTAAATCACGGGGAAAACAGCGTTCCGAAGACATGTATCACAAAACAAGCAATACCTCACAGTagtggggtgcaaagaactgaactaaatagtgtgtgataatgacctACAGGTGtctgaacaggtgattagaattcaggtgactgggatctggagagtgagctgcgttcaggggaccTACGTGCCATAGCACTATTTAAAAtgttgcttagggcccccaaaaggctagggctggctctgactgcatgtgtgggtatggatatgGGTATGCAGACCTGCGAGCCTCTgcggcccccacccccatcaaagtttcCCATCCCTAATTTAAATTGTCATTTGTGATACTCTCCATTAATTATTGATTAACATACCAATGCTTGTCTACCCCTGCCTGCTACTTTGTGAGCCACCACCGTACACACTGATACGCTGAGCAGTTTAGCAATGAGCTCAACTTTATCTAACCACAGTTGATTACAACTTTTTTTCCTCCCAGAATGCATTTGGCTTGACTACAGAGCACTGAGAGAAAGTTATTTCCCGGTTTGGTGCGATTGCATTGCAGACAGAAATAATGATCCATCCTGTACAAAGAAAACAGACTTATGGGATTTCTAGCTGACTTGTAGCAGCCATGCAAGAAACACACCTCACATAATGTTTATGGGTAACTATTCCCAGATGGTTGTCAATAAAGAGGAGTGTGTGAGAATGCATCACCATGGTAATGTACAGAAATCTGTCTACAGCCTGAAATCTGAGGCTCATATATTATCCCTTGTGTGTTCTATTTCTTCCCTGTCATTCAAATAGACTGTATTGACAGTGAACCTCAGAACTGTCCTTTAGCCACTACAGTCAGCATAGTGAACTGGTATGGTCATAGGCAAAATGTCATCTTTCCCAGgcctactctactgtgctctccACATCAggtattgaatggacatgatCATGGGAGAAGTAACAGTCCAATTACCTCCAATGGCCAGGCTAACCTTCAAAAGAAATACCAAGGAGCAAACAGGCTGCTGTTGTAAATGTCATGAACTTTGAAAAGACTGAGGCAAGTTTTGCCACAGCGTTTACCAGGCAATGTCAAGCAGTACATGATCAATTCCAATGGATTCATTGTTTCATTTCGTCAAAACCTTCACTGTCAGGACAGCTTTTGAATAAAAAAACAATATACTTGCAGGACAGCAGAGTTGATACCGGTTTACTGAAACTTCTTTTACCTTACCAGACAGGAAATCCCATTGTGATTTCAAGGGGGACCCGAAACTTCATGAACTTTACAGAATTGATGTCTGCTCTCGGCAGTGTTAAATAAACAACTGTTAAAAGAGAGAAGTGAGAAGAGGGTTGTACAGTCCCAGGGTGTGCTGTATACTCATCTCTGAAATTATATTGGTCATGAGACATCAATAATGGAAAAATGGTTGCGGGCACTAAAACTTCTAAGATGAGGAAAAAGCCTGTTCAAATAATCTTAAAAGCCAGGTTTATACATAAAACTTTTACATATTTATTTGTCCATTAGCTGACGTCTGGGAGGAAATGTATGGGGAAatttataagggcacaaggcgagaccgaGATGCAGACaagggaggcagatggttagagtctttgatatttattacaTCCAAAAGGGGTatgcaagagaatggtcgtgaacaggcaaaaggtcaaaaccagttcagagtccaggaggtacagtgtggcaggcaggctcaaggtcagggcaggcgggtacagagtccagaaaacaggcaagggtcaaaaagagaatagaaaaggaagGAACACGGGAAaaacatgctggttgacttgaacatacaagatgaactggcacagagagacaggaaacacagggatatatacaccagggacaacaagcgacacctggagggggtggagacaataacaaggacaggtgatactgatcagggtgtgacaaaattACCTGAACTCTTACCTATTCTCTTTCCGGAGTTTAAGCTTCAACTGAGCTTGGAATTCTTTTTTAGACAGACTTGCAGTTTATTCTGCTGATTGTCTGTTGTCCTATAGGCAACTTTATCATGCCCTGCAATATTTGACTTATGTCGTGTTGGCCTTTCATACAACCTACTGTACAGTAGATTATGTCATGTCAAAATTCACCACACAGTAGGTCACTCCAGAGGCGTACCATCCCCAATGATTATAGCATTTGGGAGGTTCCCACTTATAAACCAGATGTTTCAGCTTGAAAAGGTGAGTGTTACTCAGTTCCAATTTCCATCTACTGTAGCTGATCAGAGGAGCATCTGTTGAGGACTGAACTAACTGTTTCTACAGTCCTTACACCAAATTAGTTGCAACTCATCTTTCTCTCTGCACATTCACAAGAACTTAGTTCAGATGACAGGCCAGGTATATTTAGATATTTGTGGCAGGCAATGATTAGCCAGCTTGTTCAGTGTTGGTTTAGTTCTAACAGCAATTATACAGCATTTGAAAGTATGTGGATTGATATTCAATGTTCACTCACTTTTACTTTAGAAGAAAACAGATCCATCTGAACCCCTTTAACCTAGGTTGTATCCAGATGGAATGATTCAGCATTTACATGGTCGCATAATTGTATGTGGTTCTCTAAATGAATCACCGTAACACTGTAGGGTGCACAATAAAACTGGTGACCAATGCACTGCAGGGACATTTAACCATTTTAATAAATATGTAAGTCTGAACATATGGCTATGGTATCTCCCCACCCCCCCACTTTTCTCAGCAACTTGGATTCTTCCGTCTAAAAGTTAATAGTCTTGTGGTATTTATAGATTATTTTATCGGAGACAtcaccttctctctccttctaagGCAAAGCCATAGAGGATAATGAGGATGTTTCTTTTCTCCGTAGTACAATAAGGAAGCAATATGGATGATTTATATGGTGGCAGCAATAACCCCCTCTCCAAGGAACTCTCATTAAATGCAGGAGATGGCATGTGAGCAAACCTCTACGTGCAGCAATAGTGCATGAATCCCTATAATTCCCCAAGGCCTTCCCTGAGAACACATATTTGCTATGCTTTACCTCAAGGGGAAATTTGAAATCAAAAGGTGTACAAAATGAATGCAGATATTTCCCAGACAGGAGTGATAGTGGATAACACATTTGTTATTGAGAGGTCTGGAAGGGAAGCTGTGTGGATGTTGCTGCTTCATAGTTGATGTGCTCTCCACCTGACAGGCTGAACGCCACACTAACGAAGACCAATGCCATTAAAACTGCTGCAGAAAGTCTCATCGCCTTTGATCCTGTCAAGCCCTGTACGTGTAGTGAGAAGAAAAGACAAAAACGTATGGATACACACACCATGGTATAGTAAAACATCTTTTGATTCTCTGCATTCTTCAGAGACCCCACACCTAACGGTATAAATAAGATTCTATTTTCAGGTTGGTTCCAGAGTTTAAAAGTTTGTTGGTGAACGTCTCTGCGATATGTCTCTCAATAGACTTTCCCTGGACTGTGGCCCCTCTTCACCGAACAGGAAACGCTCTACCTTGACTGGTCTCATTTCTCCGCGGCCTGTTGAACATGCAGTAAGCTGCCTTACCTTGGAGAAAGGTCAGTCTCAGGACAGGATTTCAGGACCCCAGTGTGGCTAATTAGCAACGAGCTGCAACGTTGGAGGATACCAGCTCCCTGGATAGCTACAGTACCACCAGCCATGGGTAGACCTCTGGAGGTCACGGCCAGCTTGTCCCAGATTCATGCATGCGTAGCCATTTGCATTCTCTTGTACTCATACTCCTCTGCATCCCCTCAGGATCTTATACAACTCAACTGACAGTGTGCTGTGTAGTATGTACTGGATGTACTGTACAGGGTGTTAGGATGTGCTCAGAGCCAGATACATTTAATGATTGGGTACATATTGATCCCATTCACATATCTTGTTTGCATGCTGACCGATCCTTCCATCATTACTGATAGTCAAAGCAGTTTTAATTGCAGTATATTTGAGAGCTCTGACGGTATTCCAGCATTTTCTATTAGTCTTTCTCAAACGTGCTTCACAGATATTGGTTACAATTGATTTGATGCATGTTTTATCTACTCCGATTTCCTCTTTGCGGAGACCTTTAAATAACAACGTTAATTCATGCAAATCATTATAATTCCAATCACGTATTACTTGACAAGCACACGTATAATCCTGAAATTCTCAGTTGTATTTAAAAATGACTACCTACGGCCTATTTGTTTGATGCTGGGATTCCCTGGGATTTACTGTAGTAACAATGCCAAGGACATGTGCTCATTTGAATGTCCATTTATCTGATCGGTGCTCTCACCCCCTAAACATTCTTCTCACTTTTAAATACCAGCTTGCAAACCAGTCTTCAGTGTCTTGTACAGAAAGATTTTCTCACATTTCATAGCTTCACACCACCTGTGTTCTGCCTCCTGCCcaccctatctgtctctctcacaccccAGACGATAAGGAGACGACTGCCAAATGATGATGTAAATGTCTCTGACAACTGTGAAAACGTTCATTGGCAAAGTGAAAGCTCTGTCTACTTTTAGGTTATAGATTTAGATTCAGAATCTAAGGTGTGGGCTCTGCACCACAACCTGAATATAAGAACATCATGGGTGAAGTGTAAATACCCTGTTATTTAAGGTGCTATGCACTGGGTTGCAATGGTAATTTGGGGGGTCTGTCTATGCCTTTTCAAGGTCTAAGTATCTAATTGCTTTGGTCCAACAAAGCCAGTTGTAACATTCTTAAATAACATTGTTGAAAGCGGTAAGAATAAAGGCTAATGCTATTGACAACTGTTTGGTTATTCGCAAGAGATAAATACTCTACTGCTGTTTTGCTGCTAGCCGAGTTCCAATTAGTAGTGTGAAGCTCAGATTTATAAAGGCATTTCTCATAATACTGAGTCATAAACCTGTCATGGCTGTTTGGAGGGTGTGAATAAAGCCTAATCGATGCCACAAACAGGGTGGGGAGACGTGGTCTGCTGATGTAATGTCTCATTGACCCGTAATGTGTATGCAGTTAGGGAAAATACATGGATCCTTCTGGGGCATAACTGTCAGTATTTGTGGGTCTAATGGTTTTACTCTAGAAAGCAGGAGACCATTTGTTGCAATCAGACAAAATAATAGATTATACTCGGCAGGAAGTGGAATTATTGTAGACTTTGGCAAGCTATTTTGTTCTCACACTGCTGGTGGTTTAGTATTCCGTATCCAAGCACTTCCCATTGTGACATTTAATTCCCTGCATGGCATCAAAAAATATATTATTCTCATTTTGTTGAGAAGCTCATATCAGTTAATAGCGTAAGTCATACATTCATAAAAGCCAATGGATTAGCATGGGTGTGAAACAGATGTATTCCTATCAACTAGGGATTAATAGACCTCCCAGGATATCTTCTCTGTGGTTCTGTCTGCTATTAATATCCATTAAGGCAGAGAGGCCATTTCACTTTGTTGACAGGAC is from Salvelinus namaycush isolate Seneca chromosome 41, SaNama_1.0, whole genome shotgun sequence and encodes:
- the LOC120034556 gene encoding heparan sulfate glucosamine 3-O-sulfotransferase 2-like, translated to MAYRLISNRIVPSSNRLSKRFIFIFTISLSFTYLCYSILFCCGTIMPTQSYEEKRCLHHKNVGSKKLLQKDCTADRRTALDETLNVALTHQGSSHARNQSRNSALPITHKRSIAPSEYNITVAQKYGNKKLPNALIIGVKKGGTRAVLEFIRIHPDVRALGTEPHFFDRNYDRGLDWYRGLMPRTLDSQITLEKTPSYFVTREAPRRIASMSPNTKLIVVVRNPVTRAISDYTQTLSKKPDIPTFEELAFQNRSQGLVDTSWNAIRIGMYILHLENWLQYFRLSQIHFVSGERLITDPAGELGRVQDFLGLKRIITDKHFYFNRTKGFPCLKKPESSSQPRCLGKSKGRTHVQIDREVIEQLRDFYRPFNIKFYEMVGQDFRWD